One segment of Pseudobythopirellula maris DNA contains the following:
- a CDS encoding HU family DNA-binding protein, with the protein MAKAAPKPPTKTEIYSNIADATGLTKKQVGSVFEALDAEIQKSLTGRGAPKMFALPGLCKVTVQHKPATKEREGINPFTKEPTIFKAKPAKNVVKIRPLKKLKDMVS; encoded by the coding sequence ATGGCGAAAGCCGCCCCCAAGCCCCCGACCAAGACGGAAATCTACTCGAACATCGCCGACGCCACCGGCCTGACCAAGAAGCAGGTCGGCTCGGTCTTCGAGGCGCTCGACGCCGAGATCCAGAAGTCGCTCACCGGTCGTGGCGCGCCCAAGATGTTTGCGCTGCCCGGTCTGTGCAAGGTCACGGTCCAGCACAAGCCGGCCACCAAGGAGCGTGAGGGCATCAACCCCTTCACCAAGGAGCCGACGATCTTCAAGGCCAAGCCCGCCAAGAACGTCGTGAAGATCCGCCCGCTCAAGAAGCTCAAGGACATGGTTTCCTGA
- a CDS encoding HAD family hydrolase, with amino-acid sequence MSLKTPKFIYFDLGNVLVTFCNERMCRQMAAVANAPIERVYEVLYGDAAGANDLTDTVQWRFEAGRFSGHEYYEHVCELLGARPERSALAFACADMFEPIDASMRLVERLAAAGCRLGLLSNTNAWHWEHLLDGRFAALNNAFELEVTSFGAQAMKPDPTIYLHAAQAAGCDPEEIFFTDDRPENVEGARKAGFDAERFESTELLIDHLRQRGVSGA; translated from the coding sequence ATGAGCCTCAAAACGCCTAAGTTTATCTACTTCGACCTCGGCAACGTGCTGGTCACTTTCTGCAACGAGCGGATGTGCCGCCAGATGGCCGCCGTGGCGAACGCCCCGATCGAGCGGGTTTACGAGGTCTTGTACGGCGACGCAGCCGGCGCCAACGACCTGACCGACACGGTCCAATGGAGGTTCGAAGCGGGGCGGTTTTCCGGCCACGAGTACTACGAGCACGTGTGCGAACTGCTCGGCGCTAGGCCCGAGCGGTCCGCTCTGGCGTTCGCCTGCGCCGACATGTTCGAGCCGATCGACGCCTCGATGCGGCTGGTCGAGCGTCTGGCGGCGGCCGGATGCCGGTTGGGGCTGCTATCGAACACGAACGCCTGGCACTGGGAGCACTTGCTGGACGGCCGCTTCGCGGCATTGAACAACGCGTTCGAACTCGAAGTGACCAGCTTCGGCGCCCAAGCGATGAAGCCCGACCCGACGATCTATCTTCACGCCGCCCAGGCGGCCGGCTGCGATCCCGAAGAGATCTTCTTCACGGACGACCGCCCCGAAAACGTCGAGGGCGCCCGCAAGGCGGGATTCGACGCCGAGCGTTTCGAATCAACCGAACTGCTGATCGACCACCTGCGCCAACGAGGTGTGAGCGGGGCGTAG
- the ilvD gene encoding dihydroxy-acid dehydratase yields MLNKYSSKITQPKSQGASQAMLYGTGLTDEDMQKPQVGIASVWYEGNTCNMHLLDLAAKVKEGMGPAGCVGMRFNTIGVSDGISMGTDGMSFSLQSRDLIADSIETVMGAQWYDGLVALPGCDKNMPGCLMAMGRLNRPALMVYGGTIKPGFTKRRSSDGGGSDEKRDIVSAFQCYGEYLAGTITEDERKEIVRKSCPGAGACGGMYTANTMASAIEAMGMSLPYSSSIPAEDPAKLEECLKAGAAIRHLLEKDIKPRDIMTRQAFENAMVLIMAEGGSTNAVLHLLAMARSVDVDLTIDDFQRVSDSTPLLADLKPSGRFVQEDLHKVGGTPAVMKLLLEAGKIDGSCMTVTGKTVAENLAELPGLEEGQEVVRPIDNPIKATGHLRVMRGNFCPDGAVAKITGKEGLVFSGTANCFDSEEAMLQALEEKKIAKGDVVIIRYEGPKGGPGMPEMLTPTSAIMGAGLGKDVALMTDGRFSGGSHGFIVGHVTPEAQEGGPIALVKNGDKITVDAEKNQITVDVSAEEFAERKKAWTPPPFKATRGTLYKYIKNVKSASEGCVTDE; encoded by the coding sequence ATGCTCAACAAGTACAGCAGCAAGATCACGCAGCCCAAGTCGCAAGGCGCCAGCCAGGCGATGCTCTACGGCACGGGCCTCACCGACGAAGACATGCAAAAGCCGCAGGTCGGCATCGCCAGCGTGTGGTACGAGGGGAACACCTGCAACATGCACCTGCTGGACCTGGCGGCCAAGGTCAAAGAGGGGATGGGCCCGGCCGGTTGTGTCGGAATGCGGTTCAACACGATCGGCGTGTCGGACGGCATTTCGATGGGCACCGATGGCATGAGCTTCAGCCTGCAGTCGCGTGACCTCATAGCCGACAGCATCGAGACCGTCATGGGCGCCCAGTGGTACGACGGCCTCGTGGCCCTGCCGGGTTGCGACAAGAACATGCCGGGCTGCCTGATGGCGATGGGCCGGCTCAACCGCCCGGCGCTGATGGTCTACGGCGGAACGATCAAACCCGGCTTCACGAAGCGCCGTTCTTCGGATGGTGGGGGCTCGGACGAGAAACGCGACATCGTCTCGGCGTTCCAGTGCTACGGCGAGTACCTGGCCGGCACGATCACGGAGGATGAGCGCAAAGAGATCGTCCGCAAGAGCTGCCCCGGCGCCGGCGCCTGCGGCGGTATGTACACGGCCAACACGATGGCCTCGGCGATCGAGGCGATGGGCATGAGCCTCCCCTACTCGAGCAGCATCCCGGCCGAGGACCCCGCCAAGCTCGAGGAGTGCCTCAAAGCGGGCGCCGCGATTCGTCACCTCTTGGAGAAAGACATCAAGCCGCGTGACATCATGACCCGCCAAGCGTTCGAGAACGCGATGGTGCTCATCATGGCCGAGGGGGGCTCGACCAACGCCGTGCTGCACCTGCTGGCGATGGCCCGCAGTGTCGACGTCGACCTAACGATTGACGATTTCCAGCGCGTGAGCGACAGCACGCCGCTGCTGGCCGACCTGAAGCCCTCCGGCCGGTTCGTCCAAGAAGACTTGCACAAAGTGGGCGGCACGCCGGCGGTGATGAAGCTGCTGCTTGAAGCGGGCAAAATCGACGGCTCGTGCATGACCGTTACGGGCAAAACTGTGGCCGAGAACCTCGCCGAGCTGCCCGGGCTCGAGGAGGGGCAGGAGGTCGTCCGCCCCATCGACAACCCGATCAAGGCGACCGGCCACCTGCGCGTGATGCGCGGCAACTTCTGCCCGGACGGCGCCGTGGCGAAGATCACCGGCAAGGAGGGCCTTGTCTTCTCTGGCACGGCGAACTGCTTTGACAGTGAAGAGGCGATGCTCCAGGCGTTGGAGGAAAAGAAGATCGCTAAGGGCGACGTGGTGATCATCCGCTACGAGGGCCCCAAGGGGGGGCCCGGCATGCCGGAGATGCTCACTCCGACCAGCGCGATCATGGGCGCCGGCCTCGGCAAGGACGTGGCCCTGATGACCGACGGCCGCTTCAGCGGCGGCTCACACGGGTTCATCGTCGGCCACGTGACGCCCGAAGCGCAGGAGGGGGGGCCGATCGCCCTGGTGAAGAACGGCGACAAGATCACCGTCGACGCAGAGAAGAACCAGATCACGGTCGACGTGTCGGCCGAGGAGTTCGCCGAACGCAAGAAGGCCTGGACCCCGCCGCCGTTCAAGGCGACCCGCGGCACGCTCTACAAGTACATCAAGAACGTGAAGTCGGCGAGCGAGGGGTGCGTGACGGACGAGTGA
- a CDS encoding outer membrane protein assembly factor BamB family protein — protein MFNATSSAAARRLAAVGLLAAAAAGTAGSLPCFSPTAYAGRHAAAASEDELSELYYGSQLPTDRNASRSLTVARDLIAQQKPSEATPLLLSLLRRREDCLTADSASAKSVKSEAAALLASLEGGGRRAYEALAEAEAGRRLSKAYAEGDRAAVAAIARELPSLEASRLAWLAWSRLAAEHGCYQTAALVLERALDAESFADEERQQLALQLASLWVRSGDAARATDSLKRFGVKGPAIDSFAPNAIAGAPVDWLSQQTDRATERWLETGAARNWVTGGGGPRRNPRSRAGLPHVWPRWAARLDVDGKGPDETLLKEARRKGGVLSPVLGATVFGELVAARTPGGLVAFDFASGKRLWESRDPIASGDSSEMSAAVRSETLVESNRVAGGVSTNGDLLYVVSSLSAPAPEKTLWRNVVQNRMQRSGQARGNRLVAYDPRSEGKIAWSLGGEGTEGPLAEAFFLSAPLPIEDRLWVLAELQQTVVLLELDAATGEPLWRQTLVGVEQGVKSNASLRLLGAEPSIAGDLVVCPTGSGVVVAIDRLTRTIAWSTRLPVDPDEVRPGPPRSLRQGRREGLHSLDRDAWRHSRAVVEGDRVVVASHESQQLHGVELATGRMVWSRPYLKGHLMAAAANQVAVFATQDSLVACQLSDGAVAWRVDLDAPPAGAGLVAGDMFYQPLVGGRLQRVSLDGGEAAEAVSLAEAGQAGALIHHRNGFLLCGDDRLVLYDKAAPLLAEARDRLAAHPGDAWALCVLGEAMGGERPQRVDQYRAALDASTGDQRARLRLAESLVAMARDPAQLDPLQARLIDDLGDWALPQGFADLHRLRLALEKGDVRQAWELVEGMTAAAHDPLIETPEGITVRRSLWAKARLAGLLASTDQDHPTSSLEQPRSEPALFPPPHDESALPAERLTSAQDAADRNAYSLWSLRQVHASVEVDPDWESPESQRRQNQNRPSQRLTPFTLTSGSGAPPTMWGVLGQRNSGSVLVAWNEFGELLARKELAAKAPFRHRNSRRPRAPRAAWIAGLLVLQDEAGLAAIEPLGADDAADYRWRLDESDLAAPAELSLAVETTEGVDSAGSAFDLLPVGGSGLIVTRQRDAWRIDPTTGELLWRRRLPSVRGAHAEGERLWIVLKDGSGIVAAIEDGATLGSWSAPAGRPVLWGDGRLASTRSAADSELLTLAPLVLDNDATGAEVVEHSFPQGTLFEPAGPLGVVAIAPDGELSLIDMATGDAQIAARLPLDRAPHSLLVTQRRGVVYIAANLRSEAQHRNEGRQPIGPDEVLSGPLIALDAATGEPLWSAPAVIDGLALLTEPVSTGGVLLLASRHENEEQNRQNDRTRLLVLDAATGRTLLLKTDLPPCGIGLTDYWAQAESGKSERISLRLAGSRVEITTTDYPRPPGPPYAASVEAPPESASRNFNEMLRRAQQFLAPSDMDLEE, from the coding sequence TTGTTCAATGCAACGAGTTCGGCGGCCGCCAGGCGCCTAGCCGCCGTGGGGCTCTTAGCCGCGGCAGCGGCAGGCACAGCGGGATCGCTGCCCTGTTTCAGCCCGACGGCTTACGCCGGGCGCCACGCCGCCGCTGCCAGCGAAGACGAGCTGAGCGAACTCTACTACGGATCCCAGCTCCCGACCGACCGCAACGCGAGCCGCTCTCTGACGGTCGCTCGCGACCTGATCGCACAGCAAAAGCCGAGCGAAGCGACGCCCTTGCTGCTCAGTCTGCTGCGGCGGCGCGAAGACTGCCTGACAGCCGACTCGGCTTCGGCGAAGAGCGTCAAAAGCGAAGCCGCCGCTCTGCTCGCCAGCCTCGAAGGGGGCGGCCGCCGCGCTTACGAGGCGCTCGCCGAGGCCGAGGCAGGCCGACGGCTCAGCAAGGCGTACGCCGAGGGCGATCGGGCGGCCGTGGCCGCGATCGCCCGCGAGCTGCCGTCGCTCGAAGCCAGCCGCCTGGCCTGGCTGGCTTGGTCGCGCCTTGCAGCCGAGCATGGCTGCTACCAGACCGCCGCCCTGGTGCTCGAGCGCGCCCTGGACGCGGAGAGCTTCGCCGACGAAGAGCGGCAGCAACTCGCCCTGCAACTGGCTTCGCTGTGGGTCCGGTCGGGCGACGCGGCACGGGCGACCGACTCTCTCAAGCGGTTCGGCGTGAAGGGGCCGGCCATCGATTCTTTCGCGCCAAACGCCATCGCCGGCGCCCCGGTTGATTGGCTCTCCCAACAAACCGATCGAGCGACCGAGCGTTGGCTCGAGACGGGGGCGGCGAGAAACTGGGTAACCGGCGGCGGGGGGCCACGGCGCAACCCTCGCAGCAGGGCCGGCCTGCCACACGTTTGGCCCCGCTGGGCGGCCCGGCTCGACGTGGACGGCAAAGGCCCCGACGAAACGCTCTTGAAAGAGGCGCGCCGCAAGGGGGGCGTCCTCTCGCCGGTCCTCGGAGCCACGGTCTTCGGCGAACTGGTCGCGGCCCGCACGCCGGGCGGTCTGGTGGCGTTCGACTTCGCCTCTGGCAAACGGTTGTGGGAGTCGCGCGACCCGATAGCTAGCGGCGACTCCTCCGAAATGTCGGCCGCCGTGCGCAGCGAAACCCTTGTGGAATCGAACCGCGTGGCGGGTGGCGTCTCGACCAATGGCGATCTGCTCTACGTCGTGAGCTCGCTCTCCGCCCCGGCGCCAGAAAAGACACTCTGGCGAAATGTTGTGCAGAACCGCATGCAACGCTCAGGCCAAGCAAGGGGCAATCGCCTGGTGGCGTACGACCCCCGGTCGGAAGGCAAGATCGCTTGGTCCCTGGGGGGCGAAGGAACCGAAGGCCCGCTTGCCGAGGCGTTCTTCCTCAGCGCTCCGCTCCCCATCGAGGACCGGCTGTGGGTGCTCGCCGAGTTGCAACAAACGGTCGTCTTGCTCGAGCTCGACGCGGCTACGGGCGAGCCGTTGTGGCGGCAAACGCTCGTGGGGGTCGAGCAAGGAGTTAAGTCGAACGCCTCACTGCGGCTGCTCGGCGCCGAGCCGAGCATCGCGGGCGACTTGGTCGTCTGCCCCACCGGCTCGGGCGTGGTCGTTGCGATCGACCGGCTGACGCGAACGATCGCCTGGAGCACGCGTTTGCCGGTCGACCCTGACGAAGTGCGCCCCGGTCCCCCCCGTTCGTTGCGTCAAGGCCGTCGCGAGGGCCTCCACTCGCTCGACCGCGACGCTTGGCGACACAGCAGGGCGGTTGTCGAGGGCGATCGCGTGGTCGTGGCGAGCCACGAATCGCAACAGCTGCACGGCGTCGAATTGGCGACCGGCCGCATGGTTTGGTCGCGACCCTACCTGAAGGGCCACCTGATGGCCGCCGCGGCGAATCAGGTGGCGGTGTTCGCCACCCAAGACTCTCTCGTGGCGTGCCAACTGAGCGATGGCGCCGTGGCGTGGCGGGTGGATCTCGATGCACCGCCCGCGGGCGCTGGGCTCGTGGCGGGCGACATGTTTTACCAGCCGCTGGTCGGCGGCCGACTGCAACGCGTTTCGCTCGATGGCGGCGAAGCCGCCGAAGCGGTCTCGCTCGCCGAGGCGGGCCAGGCGGGCGCCCTGATTCATCACCGCAACGGGTTCTTGCTGTGCGGCGACGATCGGCTCGTGCTTTACGACAAAGCGGCGCCGCTGCTTGCCGAAGCACGCGACCGTTTGGCCGCCCACCCGGGCGACGCCTGGGCTTTGTGCGTGCTGGGCGAAGCGATGGGTGGCGAACGTCCCCAACGAGTCGATCAATACCGTGCGGCTCTCGACGCCAGTACAGGCGACCAACGGGCGCGATTGCGGCTGGCCGAGTCGCTGGTTGCCATGGCGCGCGACCCGGCCCAACTCGACCCTCTGCAGGCGCGATTGATCGACGACCTGGGCGACTGGGCTCTGCCACAGGGGTTCGCCGATCTGCACCGCTTGAGACTCGCTTTGGAGAAGGGCGACGTCCGCCAGGCATGGGAGCTGGTCGAGGGGATGACCGCCGCGGCCCACGACCCGCTGATCGAGACACCGGAGGGGATCACGGTCCGACGCAGCCTGTGGGCCAAGGCTCGGCTCGCCGGGCTGCTCGCCTCGACCGATCAGGACCACCCGACCTCATCGCTGGAGCAACCTCGCAGCGAGCCAGCTCTCTTTCCCCCGCCCCACGACGAATCGGCCCTCCCAGCCGAGCGATTGACTTCTGCGCAAGACGCAGCGGATCGCAACGCCTACTCACTGTGGTCTCTCCGTCAGGTGCACGCGTCGGTCGAGGTCGACCCCGACTGGGAGAGCCCCGAATCGCAGCGGCGTCAGAATCAGAACCGGCCGTCGCAGCGACTCACGCCATTTACCCTAACCTCGGGATCGGGGGCTCCTCCGACCATGTGGGGAGTGCTTGGCCAGCGTAACTCGGGCAGCGTGTTGGTCGCCTGGAACGAGTTCGGCGAATTGCTCGCCCGCAAGGAACTCGCCGCCAAAGCGCCGTTCCGCCACCGCAACTCTCGGCGCCCCAGGGCGCCGCGGGCGGCTTGGATAGCAGGGTTGCTCGTGCTGCAAGACGAAGCGGGCTTAGCGGCGATCGAACCGCTCGGCGCCGACGACGCCGCGGACTACCGATGGCGGCTCGACGAGAGTGACTTGGCGGCGCCAGCCGAACTGTCGCTCGCAGTGGAGACGACCGAAGGCGTCGATTCAGCCGGCTCGGCGTTCGACTTGCTGCCGGTCGGTGGGAGCGGCTTGATCGTCACTCGCCAGCGAGACGCTTGGCGCATCGATCCTACGACGGGCGAGCTGCTGTGGCGCCGTCGGCTCCCCTCCGTGCGTGGAGCGCACGCCGAGGGCGAGCGTTTGTGGATCGTGCTGAAAGACGGCTCGGGGATCGTGGCGGCGATCGAAGACGGCGCGACACTGGGAAGCTGGTCGGCGCCCGCCGGCCGACCCGTATTGTGGGGCGACGGCCGCCTCGCCTCGACCCGTTCGGCCGCCGACAGCGAGTTGCTGACCCTCGCCCCACTCGTCTTGGACAACGACGCCACGGGCGCCGAAGTCGTCGAGCATTCCTTCCCGCAGGGAACGCTCTTCGAGCCGGCAGGCCCGTTGGGGGTTGTTGCGATCGCGCCCGACGGCGAGCTGTCGCTCATCGACATGGCGACCGGCGACGCACAAATTGCGGCGCGGCTGCCGCTCGATCGTGCGCCCCATTCGCTGCTCGTGACGCAGCGCCGCGGCGTTGTGTACATCGCCGCCAACCTGCGCAGCGAGGCGCAACACCGCAACGAGGGGCGCCAGCCGATCGGCCCCGACGAGGTGCTCAGCGGTCCGCTGATCGCCCTCGATGCGGCGACGGGCGAGCCGCTCTGGTCGGCGCCGGCCGTCATCGACGGGCTCGCTCTGCTGACGGAACCGGTTTCGACCGGCGGCGTGTTGCTGCTGGCCTCGCGTCACGAGAACGAAGAGCAAAACCGCCAGAACGACCGCACACGGCTGCTGGTGCTCGACGCCGCGACCGGGCGAACGCTGCTACTGAAAACAGACCTGCCGCCATGCGGCATCGGCCTCACCGATTACTGGGCGCAAGCCGAATCGGGAAAAAGCGAGCGCATTTCGCTGCGGCTGGCCGGATCGCGGGTCGAGATCACGACGACCGACTACCCCCGTCCGCCGGGGCCCCCCTATGCGGCGTCGGTCGAGGCGCCGCCGGAATCCGCGTCGAGGAACTTCAACGAAATGCTGCGGCGTGCGCAACAGTTTTTAGCTCCTAGCGACATGGATCTCGAGGAGTGA
- a CDS encoding prenyltransferase/squalene oxidase repeat-containing protein yields MPRIGINSEQTRWRWIIAASLALTIAVGSPCLAANAEIDRVIEGGLDWLAGEQNRLGAWSAQGQYPAAMTALCGLALMSEGSTPNGGEYAAELRKAVDYLVSQSRTNGLIGDPLRDDRYTYGHGFSMLFLSQVLGEEEDAQRREQLIRVLESAVVFTGKAQTAAGGWGYVSAKDGNGFDEGSTTITQVQALRSCRNAGIAVPKEIIDKAVRYIHRCTRPDGGVQYSSKGGGGRPAITAAAIACLYSAGEYDDNFVPRMMEYCETRLGPENASNYGHWHYAHFYYSQVRYREGGDSWETYRRVTQRKLVREATSVATPEGRGYSWNQGYIGAVYTTALNLIILQLDNATLPIYSR; encoded by the coding sequence GTGCCAAGAATCGGCATTAATAGCGAACAGACGCGATGGCGGTGGATCATCGCTGCGTCGCTGGCGCTGACGATCGCCGTCGGGTCGCCCTGCCTGGCGGCCAACGCCGAGATCGACCGCGTGATCGAGGGGGGGCTCGACTGGCTGGCTGGCGAGCAGAACCGGCTGGGCGCCTGGAGCGCTCAGGGGCAGTACCCGGCGGCGATGACCGCCTTGTGCGGCCTGGCGCTGATGAGCGAGGGCTCCACGCCCAACGGTGGCGAGTACGCCGCTGAGTTGCGCAAGGCGGTCGATTACCTGGTGAGCCAAAGCCGCACCAACGGCCTGATCGGCGACCCGTTGCGCGACGACCGCTACACTTACGGGCACGGTTTCTCGATGCTCTTTCTTTCCCAAGTGCTTGGTGAAGAGGAAGACGCCCAGCGCCGGGAGCAACTGATCCGCGTGCTCGAATCGGCGGTGGTCTTCACCGGCAAGGCGCAAACGGCCGCCGGCGGCTGGGGCTACGTGAGCGCCAAAGACGGCAACGGCTTTGACGAGGGCTCGACCACCATCACCCAAGTGCAGGCCTTGCGCAGCTGTCGCAACGCCGGCATCGCCGTGCCGAAGGAAATCATCGACAAAGCGGTTCGTTACATCCACCGCTGCACGCGTCCTGACGGCGGGGTGCAATACAGTTCGAAAGGCGGCGGCGGCCGCCCGGCGATCACCGCCGCCGCGATCGCCTGCCTCTACAGCGCCGGCGAGTACGACGACAACTTCGTCCCGCGTATGATGGAGTATTGCGAAACCCGCCTCGGCCCAGAAAACGCCAGCAATTACGGCCACTGGCACTACGCCCACTTTTATTACTCACAGGTCCGCTACCGCGAGGGGGGCGATTCGTGGGAAACCTACCGCCGCGTCACCCAGCGCAAGCTGGTGCGCGAGGCGACCAGCGTCGCCACGCCCGAGGGCCGCGGCTACTCCTGGAACCAAGGCTACATCGGCGCCGTTTATACGACCGCACTGAACCTGATCATCCTGCAACTCGACAACGCGACACTGCCGATTTACAGCCGATAA
- a CDS encoding DUF58 domain-containing protein: MTPDSADYSRPEGSAPKGTSPERRAASPKAVPHKLDADQLSATLGRVGRLEVRARQTVEGLLGGLHRSPYFGRSLEFREHRQYAHGDDPRHVDWKVWARRDRLFVKQYEEDTNLRGTLLVDCSPSMSYGAETLVGGAAKDAAEGGRSKHEHAAIAACALAHLMLKQNDSVACVGFGDDLTRRAPHRSHHGHLMTIAGALAPEPEASSSASSPQPEGDAAARAMRAVAAEIPRRGVVVILSDLLGDLQAFAESLALLRSRGHDLVVLHVLHDDELDFPFDEPAEFVGLEGGDQVRANPRALRAGYLKAMDSFLQRAAQACRRQRADYLLMRTSEPIDAALGALLAGRDARSRRALPTTSRPGA; this comes from the coding sequence ATGACCCCCGATTCCGCGGACTACTCGCGTCCTGAAGGGTCGGCGCCCAAGGGGACGTCACCCGAACGACGCGCCGCGTCGCCGAAGGCCGTGCCCCACAAGCTGGACGCCGACCAACTCTCCGCCACGCTCGGACGCGTGGGCCGTTTGGAGGTGCGCGCCCGGCAAACGGTCGAGGGCCTGCTCGGCGGGTTGCACCGCAGCCCCTACTTCGGCCGCTCGCTCGAGTTCCGCGAGCACCGCCAGTACGCCCACGGCGACGACCCCCGCCACGTCGACTGGAAGGTTTGGGCCCGCCGCGATCGGCTCTTCGTCAAGCAATACGAGGAGGACACGAACCTCCGCGGCACGCTCCTGGTCGACTGCTCGCCGAGCATGTCCTACGGCGCGGAAACGCTCGTGGGCGGCGCGGCGAAGGACGCCGCGGAGGGGGGGCGATCCAAGCACGAACACGCGGCGATCGCGGCTTGCGCGCTCGCCCACCTCATGCTCAAGCAAAACGACTCGGTCGCCTGCGTCGGTTTTGGCGACGATCTCACTCGGCGGGCGCCGCACCGCTCGCACCACGGCCACCTGATGACGATCGCCGGAGCACTCGCCCCCGAGCCAGAAGCGTCCTCTTCTGCGTCCTCCCCGCAACCGGAGGGAGACGCGGCGGCCAGGGCGATGCGGGCCGTGGCCGCCGAGATCCCTCGGCGCGGCGTGGTGGTGATCCTGTCGGACCTGCTGGGCGATCTGCAGGCGTTCGCCGAGAGCCTCGCCCTGTTGCGCAGCCGTGGCCACGATTTGGTGGTGCTGCACGTGCTGCACGACGACGAGCTCGATTTCCCGTTCGACGAGCCCGCCGAATTCGTCGGCCTCGAAGGGGGCGACCAGGTGCGAGCGAACCCTCGCGCGTTGCGGGCGGGGTACCTCAAGGCGATGGATTCGTTCCTCCAGCGGGCGGCTCAGGCCTGTCGGCGCCAACGAGCCGACTACCTGCTGATGCGCACCAGCGAGCCGATCGACGCGGCCCTTGGCGCCCTGCTGGCCGGCCGCGACGCGCGCTCACGCCGCGCGCTCCCCACGACCAGCCGACCTGGCGCCTGA
- a CDS encoding AAA family ATPase: MQDSIVRVKEQLGRVIVGQEEVIDLILLTLFCRGHCLLEGAPGLAKTLLVSSLAQSLNLTFARIQFTPDLMPADITGADIIEEDRTTGKRDMRFLQGPIFSHVILADEINRTPPKTQAALLEAMQERQVTVGRMRHLISDPFFVLATQNPIEQEGTYPLPEAQQDRFMVKALVRYPSFDEEVEVARRTTSASSATPEPVLSIEDILEMQSLVRRTPISDHLTRYAVALVRGTRVGEPEAIPEAAEQLAWGAGPRAVQFLILGAKARALMHGRPCVAVDDLQALARPVLRHRLVLNFVAESAGLTTDDFVDRLIESTPTREDALSNDPRFRGLLAS; this comes from the coding sequence ATGCAAGACTCCATCGTGCGAGTCAAAGAGCAACTCGGCCGCGTGATCGTGGGACAAGAGGAGGTGATCGACCTGATCTTGCTCACTCTCTTCTGCCGCGGCCACTGCCTGCTGGAGGGCGCCCCGGGCCTTGCCAAGACGCTGCTGGTGAGTTCGCTCGCTCAGTCGCTCAACCTGACGTTCGCGCGGATCCAGTTCACCCCCGACCTGATGCCCGCCGACATCACCGGCGCCGACATCATCGAGGAGGACCGCACCACCGGCAAACGCGACATGCGTTTCCTGCAGGGGCCGATCTTTTCGCACGTGATCCTGGCCGACGAGATCAACCGCACCCCGCCGAAAACCCAGGCGGCGTTGCTCGAGGCGATGCAGGAACGCCAGGTCACGGTCGGCCGGATGCGGCACTTAATCTCCGACCCGTTCTTTGTCTTGGCCACGCAGAACCCGATCGAGCAAGAGGGCACCTACCCGCTGCCCGAAGCGCAGCAAGACCGATTCATGGTCAAGGCGTTGGTCCGCTACCCCTCGTTCGACGAGGAAGTGGAGGTCGCCCGCCGGACGACCTCGGCCTCTTCGGCGACGCCGGAGCCGGTGCTCTCGATCGAAGACATCCTCGAGATGCAGTCGCTCGTGCGGCGGACCCCGATCAGCGACCACCTCACGCGTTACGCGGTGGCCCTGGTGCGCGGCACGCGCGTGGGCGAGCCGGAGGCGATCCCCGAGGCGGCCGAGCAACTGGCCTGGGGCGCCGGACCGCGAGCCGTGCAGTTTCTGATTCTCGGCGCCAAGGCGCGGGCGTTGATGCACGGCAGGCCGTGTGTCGCGGTCGACGACCTGCAGGCGCTCGCCCGGCCGGTGCTGCGTCACCGCTTGGTGCTCAACTTCGTCGCCGAGAGCGCGGGGCTGACGACTGACGACTTTGTCGACCGGCTCATCGAATCGACCCCCACCCGCGAAGACGCCCTGAGCAATGACCCCCGATTCCGCGGACTACTCGCGTCCTGA